Proteins encoded within one genomic window of Ailuropoda melanoleuca isolate Jingjing chromosome 16, ASM200744v2, whole genome shotgun sequence:
- the EIF1AD gene encoding probable RNA-binding protein EIF1AD yields the protein MSQATKRKHVVKEVLGEHMVPSDQQQIVRVLRTPGNNLHEVETAQGQRFLVSMPSKYRKNIWIKRGDFLIVDPIEEGEKVKAEISFVLCKDHVRSLQKEGLWPEAFSEMAEKQNNNRNGQTQPELPAEPQSSGEESSSEDDSDLFVNTNRRQYHESEEESEGEEAA from the exons ATGTCTCAGGCCACCAAGAGGAAGCATGTGGTGAAGGAGGTGCTGGGGGAGCACATGGTGCCCTCTGACCAGCAGCAGATCGTCAGG GTACTCAGGACCCCAGGGAACAATCTGCATGAGGTGGAGACAGCCCAGGGGCAGCGCTTCCTGGTGAGCATGCCCTCCAAATACCGTAAGAACATCTGGATCAAGAGAG GGGACTTCCTCATTGTTGACCCTattgaagagggagaaaaagtgaAGGCTGAGATCTCCTTTGTGCTCTGCAAAGACCATGTGCGCTCTCTGCAGAAGGAAGGGCTCTG GCCTGAAGCCTTCTCAGAAATGGCCGAGAAACAGAACAACAATAGGAACGG ACAGACTCAGCCAGAACTCCCGGCGGAGCCACAGTCCTCAGGAGAAGAGTCCAGCTCTGAAGATGATTCTGACCTCTTTGTTAACACCAACCGCAGACAGTATCACGAGAGTGAGGAGGAAAGCGAAGGAGAGGAGGCAGCCTGA
- the BANF1 gene encoding barrier-to-autointegration factor, with the protein MPRTGEWSFLKDFSSLRPGMLPEKRDHIRRLLRRPGSGSGRKFQWVEVSVGAAGWREEPLQEPELPIKLIKMTTSQKHRDFVAEPMGEKPVGSLAGIGEVLGKKLEERGFDKAYVVLGQFLVLKKDEDLFREWLKDTCGANAKQSRDCFGCLREWCDAFL; encoded by the exons ATGCCGCGCACCGGAGAATGGAGTTTTCTCAAAGACTTCAGCTCTCTGAGACCGGGCATGCTGCCCGAAAAGCGAGACCATATAAG GCGGCTCCTGAGGCGACCCGGAAGCGGAAGCGGAAGAAAGTTCCAGTGGGTTGAGGTATCGGTGGGAGCAGCCGGGTGGCGGGAGGAGCCGTTACAGGAGCCAGAGCTGCCG ATTAAGCTAATCAAGATGACAACCTCCCAGAAGCACCGGGACTTCGTGGCAGAGCCCATGGGGGAAAAgccagtggggagcctggccGGGATTGGTGAAGTCTTGGGCAAGAAGCTGGAGGAAAGGGGCTTTGACAAG GCCTATGTGGTCCTTGGCCAGTTTCTGGTGCTAAAGAAAGATGAAGATCTCTTCCGGGAATGGCTGAAGGACACATGTGGTGCCAATGCCAAGCAGTCCCGGGACTGCTTCGGGTGCCTTCGAGAGTGGTGCGACGCCTTCTTGTGA